The DNA region CACCACACTTGTATTTTGAGCATTGTTAGTGTTACGATAGTGACATGGCACCTTGCCCTGTTGACGCAAATAAACTGGTCACGAAACCAATTAACACATTTTTGCTCTCAATCAAAAGGTTGTTAAGTTGTTAACTACCGTAAATAGACCCATACTGTAGGTTGTTTATACTCTGGAGTTTCACTTTACTCAGACGTtatactttaattcaaatttgcACAGGCCTGTTTCTGTGTTCCCACTCACTGGATCGCTCCATttcccttttcttctttcttcagCCCCTAATATATaacagtggatgtgtgtgtgtgtgtgtgtgtgtgtgtgagagagagagagagagagagagagagagagagagagagtgtatgtgtgtgtgtgtgtgtgtgtgtgtgtgtgagagagagagagagagagagagagagagagtatgtgtgtgtgtgtgtgtgtgtgtgtttgtgtgtgcttgccagtGCATGTTAGATGTTAATAGATTATTCCCTGTGGTAAAttgaaacaagagagagagagagagagagagagagagagaacgagagagatgtACATTCCGATTACTTGTCTGTTATGTCCATGTCTTATAGGCCTACCTGTATATTCAATGTaataattgctttggcaatacaaatgtctaactatttgtcatgccaataaagcacctttgaatttgaacctgagaaagagagagagagagcgagagagagaaagagagcgcatTCCCTAGTTGGCCCAGCTACATGGGGATTCCGCTTTAGAGTGCCAACTTGCATAACATGGGAGGAGCCTTGGAAACTGGGCGGGCCCAGCCACTTGACCATTCACACGCAGCAAAACATGAAGAGGGGTGGGGTCAGGGTCTCAGGCACCGGACTTTTGCTGACTTTACCCCAGTCAGTGTTCCCTTTTCTGTTTGCTTCTGGTGGGGCAGCAACAGCActggagagaaacagaagaagaagaagagagagagagagagagagagagagagagagagagagagagagggaaagaaaagaaaaagaaagaaagataagagCATAGAGAGTGATAGAGTTTATACAGCCAGtccggagagagagggagggagagagggaggcagtcagagaggaaaagggggagTAGGTAGTAAAGACCGGTCTctagagagaagaaggagagaaggagggagagagggagggagtacaCAGAATAAAGAGGGGGAACCGGGTCTTCAAAAAGGacttgagatagagagagggaaagagagaaggagagagcaaggAAGCACACAGAATATAGAGGGGGAACAGGGCTTTTTAAAAGGactatagacagagagagggatatagagggaaagagagaaggagagagagagggagcacacagAATAAAGAGGGGGAACAGGGCTTTTAAAAAGGacttgagacagagagagagagagagggaaagagagagtgaggtagcACACAGACTAAAGAGGAGGAACGGGGCTTTTAAAAAGGacttgagacagagagagagagggatagagagagaaagagagagcgagggagcacACAGAATAAAGAGGAGGAACagggctttttaaaaaaagggctcgagacagagagagagagggatagagtgggaaacagagagggagagagagcgagggagcacACACAGGATAAAGAAGGGAAACCAAAGGCAGCATGCAGTGTCTGGACGGCACTGTGTTCTGGCTCAGCTGGGCGTTCATGGCCGCAGGTGTGGCGTACCTGTTCGCCGACCGGCAGGTCTCGGGGCCGTACGGCCGCTACGTGCCGGCGAGCTACGACCGCAAGCTGCTGCCCGCCGCCCTGGGCTGGTTCATCCAGGAGCTGCCCGCCTTCCTGGTGCCCGTCCTCCTCGCCCTCGCCACAGACGCACGCCCGGGCCTGGGCACAGGCCTGCTGCTCTGCACCTACTGTCTGCACTACTTCCACAGGTACcgtgctgctgtgtgtctgttgtctgttgtcagttgtctgttgtctgtgtgagATGAATGACTTCTTATGCTATGGGCCCTTTAGTTACTCTACTTCCACAGGTACcgtgctgctgtgtgtctgttgtctgttgtctgtgtcagttgtctgttgtctgtgtgagATGAATGACTTCTTCAGCTATGGGCCCTTTAGTTACTCTACTTCCACAGGTACcgtgctggtgtgtgtcagttgtctgttgtctgtgtgagATGAATGACTTCTTCAGCTATGGGCCCTTTAGTTACTCTACTTCCACAGGTACcgtgctggtgtgtgtcagttgtctgttgtctgtgtgagATGAATGACTTCTTCAGCTATGGGCCCTTTAGTTACTCTACTTCCACAGGTAccgtgctggtgtgtgtctgttgtctgttgtctgtgtctgttgtctgtgtgagATGAATGACTTCTTCAGCTATGGGCCCTTTAGTTACTCTACTTCCACAGGTACcgtgctgctgtgtgtctgttgtctgtgtcaGTTGTCTGTGGTCTATTGTCTGTGTGAGATGAATGACTTCTTAAGCTATGGGCCATTTAGTTACTCTACTTCCACAGGTAccgtgctggtgtgtgtctgttgtctgttgtctgtgtctgttggcTGTGTAAGATTAATGACTTCTTAAGCTATATGGGCCCTTTATTTACGCTACTTCCACAGGTAccgtgctggtgtgtgtctgttgtctgtgtctgttgtctgtgtgagATGAATGGCATCTTCAGCTGTTGGCCCTTTATTGCTGGTGCTTCCGCAGGTAccgtgctggtgtgtgtctgttgtctgtgtctgttgtctgtgtgagATGAATGGTGTCATTTTCAGCTGTTGGCTCTTTATGGTACTTCcactgtgttcatgtgtgtctgtgtatgtgtgagatgaAGGGCTTCTTCAGCTGTGGGCTCTGAATTTTTATGACCTTCTTATGACAGATAATACCCTAAGGCGGGCTGTCGTCGGTGCATGACTTGGAACAATAATTAAGCTAATTTGATATACAATAAAATATGGGTGCTAGGATGTGTTTCGCACACAGGCAACAGAGTTCTCTAAATAAATTCCTTCAAGACCACACTatttcaacaaaacaaaaagactaGTGACTTTCATTTGAAGTCAACCTCCATCATACATGTTCATCCTGGTTGGCAGTTACTACTATTACTATCACTCAACCCTTGATTTCACCCTCACTGCAAAAAAAGGGGTGTCTGAAATCAATAATCTTATTTTTAGATTTAATTATCTTTATTCAagaaatcttgtcaagtgagattatcttgctgcatggaatATAAGAAATATATGAAAAATAAGATTATAGTGTAAAGTTTAACACTTAAAACAAGACAAATTATCGAACACTTCTAAatctaactttttttttgtatctttaTAGTGTTGTCATTATAGTCAATATTGTTGTGCAGTTCACCTACAGTAGTGTGTGGTTTGATATATTAGAGCCTTGTAAGCCCCTTGTGCTCTGGTGTCCTCTTGCTTCAGATCCACACTCTTCCTTAACCGTTGAtggtttttgtctttttgacgCGGTTAAGTAATGGTGAAGACATCTTGCCATTCATGCCTCTTCCTCAACCGTTGATGGTTTTTGACACGGTTAAGTAATGGTGAAGACATCTTGCCATTCACGTCTTGCCAAATCGGTGGCGCCCCCCCGCTGATGTTAATCTCTCTGACTTGCAGCGCTGCGTGCACAGCAGGCTCCGGCACTTTGTCATAAATAACACTGTTTATGTAACTTCACGCTGGTATGTGTTAACAACCCCTCACCCTGCCCTAACCTGCAATATCAAGTGCTGTACTTAAAAAAGCGTGGCACAAATGTGCGTAATAATGCAAACACTATTCTTATGAAGTCAGGCAAATGTAAAAATAGGCTAAATGTCAGAGAGTTACTGTATGTGCCAtaatttatggtgtgtgtgtgtgtgtgtgtgtgtgtgtgtgtgtgtgcgcgtgtgtgcgcgcgtgtgtgtgtgtgtgtgtgtgtgtgtgtgtgtgtgtgtgcacgtgtgtgtgtgtgcgtgtgtgtgtgtgcgtgtgtgtgtgtgtgtgtgtgtgtgtgtgtgtgtgtgtctggtgtgtgtgtgtgtgtgtgtgtgtgtgcatgtgtgtgcgtgtgtgcgcatgtgtttgttaTTCTTTTCTCCCCTCAGGACGTTTGTCTTCTCCCTGTTGACGCGGGGCAAGCCCATGCCTGTGCAGACGGTCCGGTCTGCCACCATCTTCTGCACCGTGTGCGGAGCCCTGCAGGGGCACAACCTGCTGCACTGCGCCCAGTACGACCACACCTGGGCACGGGACCCACGTCTGAtcacaggtgaggaggaggaggaggaggaagaggaggaagagttgaaatgtgtcctcttcttcttcctcttcctctgtgacatttatggttatggtaacaggtgaggaggacgaggaggaagagttaaattatgtcttcttcttcttctattaTGACCTTTATGGTTATAGTTGGTTACAtgatttagcagacactgttgtccaaagcaacttacaaataaaaacaatacagtcgTTAGAAATGAACAGTGGACAGTTCTAAAATGTCGGTACGACTACAATAAGGAAAATGACAACATTAAACAACAATGCCAATGCAATAGCAAtgatcaatagcctaatgaaaataaacaaataccataataaacaaaccataacTCATAAGATTTCATGTTGCGATAAGTTCAGTCCAGAGGGATGGGAAAGGAGTGGGAGGGAGATTGGAGGAGTAGGTGGTGTGACTCAagaccacaaccacaaccagcCCTCCCTCCGCTCCGATCCTTCACTCAGGGGATGGAATTTGAATGTCTAACATGTATTAAGACTGACACTGAACTGAAGCTACAGTACAAGGGCCCACTgccagttgttttgttttcataccAGGTTTAGAATTGTTTCTTTGGTTATCTTCAGCATAACCTTGGCCTTTTGTCAAAGTTACACACCAATGCACATGTTTATTAGAATGAATGACTCTTTAACTTTCTAGTGCTAGGCCCATTATGCATAAACATGATGTCTGTTTTaaggttttgtgttgtgttatttgcAATGCTAGATGGTGGTAGATATATAAGCAGTAGTTGTTTTATTGACATGTGAACTGCACATGTGCTGGTCTTCCTTAACTGTAGGACTGCTCATGTTTTTCCTCGGAATGGCCATCAACGTTCACAGTGATCACGTTTTACGAGGCCTGAGAAGACCCGGGGAAACCGCCTACAAAATTCCCAGAGGTACTTCAGCTTGCATCCCACTTCATGCCAAGCCAACACATGACACCGTCGACATCACGTTCATTTTGCCAAGCCAAGCACATGAATATTTCAGTTTTTGAGGGAAGTTTTCATATTATAATAAcctaattgttgttgttggggtaTTGTTCAAAATAATGGCCATGGTCTCCAGTCCCCCGTCTACTATATCATACAGCCTGATATACTGAAGGTACATCTTATCACTGTCTTACAAGTTGATAGACCTTGAGTGTAATCCTATCATTATGAGGAtatgaagaagtgtgtgtgtgtgtgtgtgactgagagagagagagagtgtgtgtgtgtgtgtgtgtgtgtgagagagagagagtgtatgtgtgcgtgcccatgtgtgtgcatctgcagaATGTGAAAGTGTAGACTTCCAGTGTAAATGACTCATAACGACAACAATAGGCTACCTTGGAAAGAGATCTGAAGTAAACATCTTTGTTTCCATCTGTCTCTTTTGAcaacctaaaaaaaaaatccttgacCTTTACACACTCCCACTACAAACACCCTCATTGCCATCTGGATTCCATCTGTGCACATTTAAATCGTGCACATTTCAAAGTGTTCTCCCGTCCAAAATGTCAGGCCATTATAAACACTGACTCCAAAAACAATTATGTCTTGTTTCTGTAGGTGGtctgtttgagtatgtgtcCGGAGCAAACTTCTTTGGGGAGATTGTGGAATGGTATGGCTTTGCCATAGCGACATGGACCCTGCCTGCCTTCTCTTTGGCATTCTTCACCATGTGTTCTATTGGACCGCGGGCCTACTATCACCACAGGTACTGTATACGGCAGCCAGCAGAACACCTCACACAAGACACTTTGCTGacttcagacaaacacaaacatgggctATCCTGTGCACAATGACAAAATGaatacagcccccccccccataggtacatttacatacattttgACATTTAGATGCTACCTTTATCCAAAACAACTCTCAAAAAGAGAATGATCAAGATACAGTGCAATTAGAACATATTAATGAATTAAGGTAGCCTTCTTGCATAGAATAAAAGGCCACTTCAAGCTAAGTGGTAGAGGAAATAAAAAGGACGGATAGTTAGGACCTTCCAGCattcagaagtacatcccaccctcctgcgattcagccattcagcacaggttttttggaacttttgatcgtgtggcggcaacatcaaagagtgtcacaactctctctctctctatggctctgagtTAGGATAGGTATCACCATGACACTTCTGCAGTGACACTTCACTAGAGCCCCATCAGACACATGTAAATATGTCCCAGCACATGTTCTTACCTGTCAGTAATAAGGGCTGCTTTTCGTTCTGTGCCCAGTGCCGAGTCCCTTGCGTAATAAGGGGTGGCCTATGTTCAGAACTGGATGCTCAGTTCCGCGGAATACCGCATAGGAAGGGTTTCCCGTAATGCCTTTAACTAACTTAATGGGAAACGGATGAAATGACTGTGCCGTGGGAGGCTTTGCTATCATAGCCATTTAGAGCTCAGCGCTTCGCTGATCGAGCTAAGCAATGTCAGATGAGAAAATATGAGCACCAGCTGTGGTCTGCAGATGGGAACGTTTGACTCAACGAATGCCAACATCAAAAACTGTATCACCAACAAATCAACCAAAGAACAATTAGAGCATTTCACTGGGGTTGTCCCTTTCGTTGGGCCCATGACAACTTCAGAATGCTCAGCAGAGGTGTCTGGTATCCCAGACTAATGATATTTGTCACTGTCTCCTCAAGAtgcctaaaacatttttttttttttgttcttctttttctctccatttgTTGCAGGTTTTACACTGAGAAATTCAGCGATTACCCCAAAACCAGGAAAGCCCTGATCCCCTTTGTATTTTGAGATTGACCTGTGTTTGATTTATCATCTGAATGATTTAAAGAGAAAACAGTAAAATGATCAATAactaaatgaaaaatatatattattaaaTGTAAATGGAATTAGAACTGACTTGATTTGTTCTGTACAGAGTTGCATAATGTCTTACATAAATACTTCTTACATGATTTCCAATGTTTTTCATATCCTTTGTTAAAAAAATCAGTTATTTATATTAAAACAAGACAATTGCCATAAGTGTTTGTTTTAGTCTTCTGTACCAAATTGATCCTTTCCTAATCCAAACTAGTGTATACAGCACTATGTATTACCCTATGTACGTATCTCTAAGGTAGCTCTTTTcacttttcctctctgtttATTGATAGCTGAAATGAAAAACCTCTCAGGGAATGTagaatgtgttttgttgttggtcaacaagacctacagtatatccaagCAAGTTTTAGGTCAGTATAGGTTCTCATTTCTTGACAGGGTGTTCTTAGCCTGGTTAGCTTGCAGACCTTCTCAATTAAAATTGAGAGTCTGTCTGGAACTGTTTCATTGACTTACAACTTTCAGGGGTGTTACTAGCAGTGAAAAGTGTAACTGCAAATTAAAAGTGTACTCTTTGTTGATAGTACAGAGCTTGCAGTGGCGTACATTTTAGCCCCAAATTGCAACAGTGGATTAGCTATACCCATACGGAAAAGATAGGCctatagaaaaaacttatatgccatatgtgttttatatacaaaacttaaACCTTGCCTTACCGAAACCTGTTCGAGACTACATGCATTCTGCACTTgcttattatttgaactcaaagGCAAAGAAAAACTATCATCACCTTGGCTCAAGCAAAACAGTTCTACACAGTTATTTCTTTTCACTATTGATACtgtagatagttagatagatactttattgatccccaaagggaaattcaagatcaAGATTCAATGGGTAGGCTACAATCGAAAACGTAACCTGAGAGAAGCAACCCTTACCcgggggtgtcaaactcattttcacagagggccacatcagcacaatAGTTgcccctcaaagggccagatgtaactttaAAGATttgcaccagccacaaaatctttagcatcggtataTATCACTCGATTCGTAAGATTTGGagttggattttttggataataggactagcCTACACACAAGTATATGCTTTTTAAATCACTTCGTTTACAACTACCAATttgaaatcaaagtaacttacatcgattcccctctcacaTAAGTATACTATACACATGCACTTCAAACAAACAAGCGTTTCAAAGgaaggctaaaccgagcgcgtaactTAGCCGCTCCGGTCAcgacatgtaggcctaggcctaaaaATAGTTTTGAATATTGGTCTATTatcacacataggctacagtacgcattatcacatctgatgtggccagttgcactgatcacaGTGCAGTTGATgtggcctccctgtcagtctcagacatgtgcattgtattgcctagacgcaaaaactgtatcagaccctttATGCTCTCGCAGGCCACAAACTCTATCAGACCTTTTAAggtctcgcgggccacataaaATGACGGGTCGTGGCCAGCCACATTTGGCCTAATATTCGAATGACTGAGAATCctgagaatatactgtatatcctgcAGAGAAGTTGTTTGGGGCTGCTTCCATCTCCTGACAGTttgtcttcagctgtgctttacACGCGCCTTTCGCTATAGATTTTAAGCTTTTCTTAGTCAGCGGCATAATGATTTTTACAGGGATGCAATTTTTGGATCATGCGCCTGATCACACCTTCTGCTTACACCCCTGGGCACAAACTTTAATGAAAGTGGAATGCATGGCACAAAATTTGTAAGATAAGAATAAGCTTTGCGTCACTTTGCTATATGCGCTTTTGATAACCCAAATGGAGCCCTAAGTGTTCCAGCACTTAGGTTTATATATCAGTCAATACTCATGGTAAAGCAGGTTTTGGGTTGTTGGTGACACTAATGGTTACAAGCTCACATATTTCATCCACTGCTAATAAAATCTAAAACAATGCTGATGTAATCCAAAGTATTCAAAATACATTACTCACTTTGAGTAATCAATCATAATA from Sardina pilchardus chromosome 1, fSarPil1.1, whole genome shotgun sequence includes:
- the srd5a2a gene encoding 3-oxo-5-alpha-steroid 4-dehydrogenase 2a, with product MQCLDGTVFWLSWAFMAAGVAYLFADRQVSGPYGRYVPASYDRKLLPAALGWFIQELPAFLVPVLLALATDARPGLGTGLLLCTYCLHYFHRTFVFSLLTRGKPMPVQTVRSATIFCTVCGALQGHNLLHCAQYDHTWARDPRLITGLLMFFLGMAINVHSDHVLRGLRRPGETAYKIPRGGLFEYVSGANFFGEIVEWYGFAIATWTLPAFSLAFFTMCSIGPRAYYHHRFYTEKFSDYPKTRKALIPFVF